CCGAGATCCCTGACCCGCGCAGGTCGATCGCGACGACGTCGAAGGGGAACCCTCTGAACGCTGCGGCGAGGTGGACGATCCCGCCACCGGGCCCACCGTTGAGGAAGACGACCGGGGAGTCCACGACGGTGTCGTCGTTGTCGATCACCGCCACCGCCAACTCCACCCGTCCCTGCCCCGGGTTCTCGCGGTCCAACGGGACCGTCACGGTGAGGCACCTCACGCCGGGGACGGCGGCCTCGGGCGGGCAGTCCCGGTCCGAGGCTGTGCCATCGCCGCCGGAGGCTGTGCCGTCGCCGCGGGAGGCTGTGCCGTCGCCGCCGGAGGCTGTGCCGTCGCCGCCGGTGCAGGCCGAAACCGCGAGGGCGGCCGCCACGACGACCGCCACGAAGGTCCGGGCGATCAACGCCGCTTGCGGTTGACGGTCGCCGCCGCCCGTCGGCTGATCGCCCGCGGTGTCATGTCCGTCAGTGACGACACGACCCGGTTCACGAACCCCGGCGTGTGGACGACCCTGTGAGCGGCTGTCGCCTCGATGATCGAAGCGGCCACGACGTCAGCGTCCATCCACGCCCGGTCGGGCAGCAGGGCGACGTGGTGGGATCCTCCGACGCGCTCGTGGAGTTCCGTGCGCACCAGCCCGGGCATGATCGTCGTCAACGAGACATCGCTGCCCCGCAATTCCTCGGCGACCGCCTGCCCGAAACTCGACACGAACGCCTTGCTCGCCCCGTAGACGGCCTCGTGGGCCAGCGGCTGGTTCCCCGCGATCGACGAGATCAGCACGACTGCTCCCCCACCGCGGCGTCGCATCGCTGTGACGGCGGCATGGGTGAGCTCGACCACGGCGACGACGTTGAGCTCGATCATCGACCTCAGAGTGGCCGGATCCTGATCGACGAGGTCACCGAACTGCCACACGCCTGCATTGGCGATGGCGAGGTCCACTGCACGCTCGTCGGCGGCCAGCCGCGCCGCGACGAGGGCACGGCCGTCGGTGGTCGTGAGATCGGCCGGCAGCACCTCGACGGCACCCGGTCCGGCCTCGCCCGAGAGTCGCTCGAGCCGTGCGACGTCACGGGCGACAGCGACGACGTCCACGCCGTCGGCTGCGAGCCGCCGGGCGAGCGCGTCACCGAGGCCACTCGAGGCACCGGTGACGAGCGCGTTGGACCATGGACGGGTATTCATGGCCACGACGCTAGCGGTGCCGGAGACGTGCCAAGGTTTCGTATGGACATCTCCAACTACCACGTACCCCCGGGCGACGTCGTCGACCTGTCACGCTGGGACACCCGCGACGACGGCGGCATCGACAAGGGCGCCGGCAAGGCCCGGGCCGACGAGCTCAACTCGGAGCTCGAGGAGCTCCAGGAGATCCTGTGGGCGCAGGGCCGCCATCGGCTGCTCGTCGTCCTGCAGGCCACCGACACCGGCGGCAAGGACTCGACGATCGGTCACGTGTTCGAAGGCGTGAACCCCTCGGGGGTGTCGGTGGCCGCGTTCAAGAAGCCCTCCGAGGTGGAACTCGCACACGACTACCTGTGGCGGGTCCATCCCCACGTCCCCGGCGACGGCGAGATCGTGATCTTCAACCGGTCGCACTACGAGGACGTTCTCGTCGTGCGCGTGCACGGCCTCGTCCCCGAATCGCAGTGGCGGCGCCGCTACCGCCACATCCGGGAGTTCGAGCGGATGCTCGTCGAAGAGGGAACGACCATCATCAAGGTGTTCCTGCACCTCTCCAAGGACGAACAACGCGAACGCCTCCAGGACCGCATCGACCAACCCCACAAGAACTGGAAGTTCAATCCGGGGGACCTCGCCGAACGCGAGCGTTGGGACGACTACCAGGCGGCCTTCGCCGAGATGCTGGGGCAGACCTCCACGACCTGGGCCCCGTGGTACGTGGTTCCGGCGGACCGCAAGTGGTTCCGCAACCTCGTGATCTCGACGATCCTGGTGGAGGCGCTACGGGGGCTCGAGCCGACATGGCCCGAGCCCCCGTCAGACATCAGCGGAATCGTCGTCGAGTGAGTGGAGTCAGGTGTCCTGGATGCCCTGGCACAGGGTCCCCGAGAACGAGAACCAGGCCATGCCGAGCGACTGGCTCGCGATCCCGTTGAACGACATCGACCCGGCCAGCCCGAACTCCACCGTCACCGTGGAGTTGAACCTCACCAGGCCACCGAAGAGCGGCGTCTGGTAGGACGTCTCGACGATGTCGACGTCGTTGCCCCACGACGGCGACGACCAGAGCTGCAACAGCGTTGCCGGGTTACCGGGGACCGTGATGGCGGTCGAGTCGATGTTCACCCTGATCCAGTGCCCGTCCCACAGGGCAACGCCCGTACCGTTTCCGTCGGCTCCGTCGTCGAAGTCGAGGGTCATGAAGCCCGCGATTCTCGTCTCGCACGTCGGAACCGCGCCTGCGGGCGCCGATGACACGGCCAGAGCACCGAATGCCATGAGAAGCGCGACCAGCATTGCTGTGAGCTTTTTCATCAGGGATCCTATCGGAGAGGGTGTAGACGCACGATAGGGCAACCCAGCGGCCAGGTTCCAGTGTCGGTCAGTGCGCGGCACCCGAAACGGTCTCGGCGACCTGGATGCGTACCTGCGCCCGACGCCGGGCCGCTTTCGCCTTGACATCCGAGGAATCGGACGCGAGGGCCGCTTCAGCGCGGCCGAGCGCGGCCTGCGCACGGGCCACGTCGATGTCCTCGGCCATCTCGGCGATGTCAGACAGGACCGTCACGTGATCGGCCGACACCTCGACGAAACCGGAGTGCACGGCGACCTCACGGGTCGTGCCGTCACTCAGGTTGATCTTGAGACGCTCGGGCGTGAGCACACCCACGAACGGGATGTGCCCCGGCTGGAAGCCGATGTCGCCGTTCGTGGTCCGTGCGATCACCATGTCGGCCTCGCCGGAGAAGACGAGCCGCTCCGGCGACACGAGCTGGACGTCGAAAGGCACTACGCCGCGCCCTTGGAGATCTCGGCCGCCTTGCGCTCGGCCTCTTCGGCGCCGCCGACCATGAAGAACGCCTGCTCGGGCAGGTGGTCGAGATCGCCACGAACGAGCGCCTCGAAGCTGTCCACGGTGTCGGCGACGGAGGTGAACACACCGGTCTGACCGGTGAACACCTCGGCGACGAACATGGGCTGGGAGAGGAACCGCTGCACCTTGCGGGCCCGGCTGACCGTGACCCTGTCCTCCTCGGAGAGCTCGTCGAGACCGAGGATGGCGATGATGTCCTGGAGTTCCTTGTAGCGCTGCAGGATCTCCTGGACCCGTCGGGCGACGTCGTAGTGACGCTCGCCGACGACCTCGGGCGTGAGGATCGTCGAGGTCGACGCCAGTGGGTCCACCGCCGGGTAGATGCCGAGGGCCGCGATGTCACGGCTCAGCTCGGTCGTGCCGTCGAAGTGCGTGAACGAGGTGAACGGTGCCGGATCGGTGTAGTCATCGGCGGGTACGTACACGGCCTGCAGCGACGTGATGGACTTACCCCGGGTCGAGGTGATCCGCTCCTGGAGTTCGCCCATCTCGTCGGCGAGCGTGGGCTGGTATCCCACGGCGGAAGGCATGCGGCCCAGCAGGGTGGACACCTCGGAGCCGGCCTGGACGAAGCGGAAGATGTTGTCGATGAACAACAGGACGTCCTGGTTCTGGACGTCGCGGAAGTATTCGGCCATGGTCACGCCGGCGAGACCGACACGCAGACGCACACCCGGCGGCTCGTCCATCTGGCCGAACACGAGAGCGGCCTTGTCGAGAACCGATCCGCCGTCACCCATCTGGGTCTCGGCCATCTCGATGAAGAGGTCGGTTCCCTCACGGGTGCGCTCACCCACACCGGCGAACACCGACACACCACCGTGCTGGGTGGCCACCCGGGTGATCATCTCCTGGATGAGAACGGTCTTGCCGACCCCGGCACCACCGAACAGGCCGATCTTGCCGCCGTCCTTGTAGGGGGTGAGGAGGTCGATGACCTTGATACCGGTCTCGAACATGTTGGTGGACGGCTCGAGGTTCTCGAACAGCGGCGCCGACCGGTGGATGTCCCAGCGGGTCTCGATGTCGAGCGTGTCGGTGGGCACGTCGAGGCTTTCGCCCAGCACGTTCCACACGTGGCCGAGCGTGACGTCGCCCACGGGGACCTGCAGGCCGTGGCCGAGGTTCTTCACCGGAGCCCCGCGCTGGAGGCCGTCGGTCGGCTTCATGGCGATCGCGCGCACCCGGCTGTGGCCGATCTGCTGCGCGACCTCACCGGTGATCACCGTCGTGACGCCGTCGATCAGCGTCTCGAAGGTGAGAGCCGTGTTGATCTCGGGGATGGCGTCGGGCGGGAACTCGGCGTCGATCACCGGTCCGGCGATCGAGACGACCCGGCCGTCCTTGAGGGTGCTGGTGTCGCTCACGGGGTTGTTCTCCTCGGGCAGTGCGAAACGGGGTCGGTCACGAGGCCTGCTCGGCCCATTCGGTCACGGCGGTGAGTCCGATTTCCTCGGGGTCACGGCCGGCGGCCCGCAGAGCCTCGGCGCCGCCGACGATCTCCATGATCTCGGTGGTGATGGCATCCTGGCGGGCACGGTTCAGCGCACGGCGGAGCTTCGTGATGAGCTCCTCCGCGTTGTCCGTCGCGGCCTTCATGGCGCGCTGACGATTGGCGTGTTCGGAGGCCGCAGCGTCGAGCAGGGCCGAGAACAGCCGTGACTCGACGTAGCGCGGCAGCAGCGAGGTCAACACGCCCTCGGGCGAGGGTTCGAACTCGAACGAGGCGGTCGCCTCGGCGTCGCCGCCGCCGACACTCGCGATCACCTCGATCGACTCGAGCGGGAGGAACCGACGCACCGCGACCTTCTGGGACCCGATGGAGATGAACTCCATGTAGGTCAAGATGACCTGGTCGATGTCGCCGCCCATGAACCGCTCCGTGAGAGTGTCGGCGATCTCCCGGGCGTCGTCGTAGTGGGGCGTGTCGGAGATGTCCGCGTACTCGGCGTCGATCCGGTAGTTACGGAACCGGAAGTAGTCCTGGGCCTTCTTTCCGATCAGGACGAGCGAGTAGTCACGGCCCTTGTTCTGGTTGGCCATGAGCTCGCGCTCGGCGGCCCGGATGACCGAGCTGTTGTAGGGACCCGCGAGACCGCGATCCGAGCTGATGACGACGTAGGCGACCTTGCGGATCTCGTCGGGTGTGGTCAGCAGCGGATGGTCCACACCCGCGCCGGCAGCGGCCAGGTCCTCGATCACCTTCGTGATCCACCTGGCGTAGGGACGCGCCTCGTTGGCACGCTGCTGGGCCTTCACGACCCGGGTGGCCGCGATGAGCTCCATGGCACGCGTGATCTTCTTCGTCGACTGGACCGAGGAGATCCGTCGACGCAGAGTGCGTTCGGCGCCACCGGGCACTAGCTGTCGTCCTCGCCGTCGTCGCGCGAGATGTCCTCTTCGGGCAGCGTGGTGTCGGCGTCGACGACCGCTGCGTGGGCCTCACCGACGGCGGTCGGCTCCGGCTCGTCGCCCGTCTCGGCCACCGTCGGCTCGAAGGACTCCTCGAAGGACTTCAGGATCTCCGTCAGCGCGGCCTCGTCGACCTCGCCGGTGTCGACGATGGACCGCAGGAAATCGCTGTGACGCGACCGCACCCGGTCCAGCAGTTCGGTCTCGAACCGGCGGACGTCGGCCACCGAGATGGCGTCGAGATGGCCGCGGGTCCCGGCGAACAACGAGACGACCTGCTCCTCGACGGGCATCGGGGAGTTGATGCCCTGCTTGAGGAGTTCGGTGAGGCGGTAGCCACGGTCCAGCTGGGCCTGGGACACGGCGTCCAACTCGGAGCCGAACGCCGCGAACGATTCGAGCTCACGGAACTGCTGGAGATCCGCCTTGAGCGTGCCGACAGCCTTCTTCATGGCCTTGATCTGTGCGGCCGAACCGACGCGGGAGACCGAGATACCCACGTCCACAGCGGGACGGATACCGGACTTGAAGAGGTCGTCCTGGAGGTAGATCTGGCCGTCGGTGATCGAGATCACGTTGGTCGGGATGTACGCCGAGACGTCGCCCGCCTTCGTCTCGATGACCGGCAGGGCCGTCAACGAGCCGGCGCCGAGGTCGTCGCTGAGCTTGGCCGCACGCTCGAGGAGACGGCTGTGCAGGTAGAAGACGTCGCCGGGGTAGGCCTCACGCCCGGGCGGGCGGCGCAGCAGCAGCGCCATCTGCCGGTAGGCCTCGGCCTGCTTGGAGAGGTCGTCGTAGATGGCCAGGGCGTGACCGCCGTTGTCCATCCAGTGCTGACCCATGGCGCACCCGGCGTAGGGGGCGAGGTACTTGAACGGTGCGGGATCCGACGCCGAGGCGACGACCACGACCGTGTACTCCATGGCCCCGAACTCCTCGAGCACCGACACGGCCTGGGCCACCGTCGAGGCCTTCTGGCCGATGGCGACGTAGACGCACTTCACGCCCTGACCGCGCTGGTTGAGGATCGTGTCGAGCGCGATGGTCGTCTTGCCCGTCTTGCGGTCGCCGATGATCAGCTCGCGCTGACCACGGCCGACGGGGATGAGCGAGTCGATCGACTTGATGCCGGTCTGCATCGGCTCGTGCACGGGCTTGCGGCCGATGATGCCCGGCGCCTGGATCTCCATGCGGCGGGTCTCGGTGGTGCCCAGCGGGCCCTTGCCGTCGATCGGTTCACCGAGCGCGTTGACGACGCGACCGAGCAGGGCGTCGCCGACGGGAACCGAGAGGATGTCGCCGGTGGCACGCACCGACTGTCCCTCTTCGATCTCGTCGACGGCGCCGAGAACGACGGCGCCGATCGAATCCTCGTCGAGGTTGAGCGCGAGACCGATGGTCCCGCCCTCGAACTCGAGCATCTCGTTGACGGCCGCGTTGGGGAGGCCGCCGACGCGGGCGATGCCGTCACCGACCTCGAGGATGCGGCCGACCTGGGTCTGTTCGACACTCGGCGTGAACCCTTCGAGATTGCGCTGAAGGGCGGCGGCGATGTCGGCGGTGTTGATGGTGAGCTCTGCCATTGGGTTCCTCGGCTAGAAGGCTTCGCGCAGCTTGGACAGACGGGACCGGACCGAACCGTCGATGACGGTGTCGCCGATCGTTGTGACCACACCGCCCACGACCGAGGGGTCGATGACGACCTTCACCTCGATCTGGCGGCCGGTCGATGCCGACAGTGCGTCGGCGAGACGGGAGATCTGATCGTCGCTCATGGCGACGGCTGAACGCACGATGGCGACCTCGCGGCTCTTCTCGGCAGCGGCGAGGTCGACCAGGGACTGACCGATCTCGGTCAGGTCTCCCGCACGGCCCGCGGCGACGACCATCGACACCAACCCCACGGTCGTGTCCGTCGCCCGGTTACGCAGGAGATCCTCGACGATCTGGGAGCGGCGCTCGGCCGGGAGTGCCCGGTCCACGAGGGCGGCGCGCAGCTCGTCGCTGCCCGCCAGCGCCCGCGAGAACCTGAAGACCTCGTCGGCGACCTCGTCGACATTGCCCTCGGCGCGGGCCACGGCGAGCATCGCCGCGGCGTACCCCTCGACGCGGCTCATCGCATGGCTCCCAGCTGCTGGATGTACTGCTCGACGAGGGCCTGCTGTGAGGCGTCGTCGAGATTCTCACGCACGACCGCCTCGGCCGCGCGCACGGCCTGCTCGGCCGCCACGGCCTGCAGGTCGGAGGACGCATGGGCACCGACCGCAGCGAGATCAGCCTCTCCGCGGGCCCGCAGGTCCGCGACTTCGGCGTCGGCGGCGGCGATCAGGTCCGCCTTGACGCGTTCGGCCGTGGCCCTGCCCTCGGCGAGAATGCGCTCACGTTCGGCCTCGGCCGACGCGAGACGCTCACGCAGGGCGGAAACCTCGGCCTCGGCCTCGAGCCGGGTCCCTTCGGCCGCGGAGAGTTCCTCCGCGACCGTCTCGGTGCGCTTGCGCATGGCCCGGCGAATGACCGGGCCCAGCTTCCAGGCGCCGAGAATGAACACCACGGCGAAGGCACCGAAGCCCCACCAGAATTCATTGACGTCGCCGGGAATGAACTTCCCGTTCGGGCCCTCGGCGGCGAGGATCCACAACATGTTCAGCTCCTGTCCGCGAGTGTCTGTTCGACGATGGCGGCGTATGTCGCCTCGTCCAGTGGTCTGTCGAGGACCCGGGCGGCCGCACCGACGGCCAGGGTGGTCACCTGGGGCCGCAGAGATGCCAGCGCCGTGTCCCGGGCCGAGTGGATCTCCTCGTCGAGCGCCAGACGCTGCCGTGTGATCTCGGCTTCGACGGCGTGTACCTGCTCGCGACGGTAGGCCTCGGCCTCCTCGCGGGCGGTGGCGACCATCTCGTCGGCGCTCTGGCGCGCCTTCGCGAGGGCCTCGCGGTACTCCTGTTCGACCCTGACGAGCTCCGCCCGGGCGGTGTCGGCCGCATCGGCGTCCTCAGCCAGCTTGGCCGCACGTGCCTCGCGGACCCGCAACAGCGGACCCAGCAGGACATGGCGCATCAGGATCCACAGGACGATGAAGAAGATCGCCGGCCAGATGATCTCGTGGATCTCCGGGATGACCGGGTTGACCGTCTCCTCGCTCTCGGCCTCGGTCCCTGCCTCTACGGCCAGTTCGAGATCGAGATCGAGATCGAGAGTGATCAGCTCCTCTGCCGACACGTCAGCTCCTCGTCAGTGGTTCGGGGGGTTTCCGGGCCGTCGCTCAGACGAACTTCAACATGATGAAGACGACGAAGCCGATGAGGGCGAGCGCCTCGGTGAACGCGATACCGAGGAACATCGTCGTCTGCAGCTGGCCCGATGCCTCGGGCTGGCGGGCCATGGCCTGGACGGACTGGCCGACCAGGTAGCCGATGCCGATGGCGGCGCCGAAGGCTGCAAGGCCGTAGGCGTAACCGGCGGTGCCGGCGGCCTCGACGTCCTGGGCGATGTCGTTGAACGACTCCGCCTCGCCTTCTTGGGCGAGTTCCAGGGCCTGGGCTGCGTAGGTCGCAAGCAAGCTCATTGCTCTCTCCTGAATGGGGTTGGTTGGTTCTCGTTGGAGACTGGTTGGTGACTGCGGTGTGGCTGGATCAGTGATCCGGGTGCAACGCGCCGCCGATGTAGACGGCGGCGAGCAGAGCGAAGACGAACGCCTGGATGAAGCTCACGCCCACCTCGAATGCGGTGAACATGACGAGGCCGGGGAACGTGAAGACCTCGAGGACCCACAGCGGGACCCCACCTAGGAACGTGCTCGAACTCCAGACCGAGATGCACAGCACGCCGAAGGTCACCAGCAGAATGTGGCCCGCCAACATGTTGGCGAACAGACGCAGTGCGTGGCTGAAGGGCCGGATGATGAACACCGAGAAGAGCTCGATGACCCCGACGAGGGGCCGGATGGCGAGCGGCACGTAGGACGGCCAGATCACGGCCTTGAACCAGCCGAGGCCGTGATGGCGGGCCGCCACGCCGATCCACATGAAGAATGCCACGAGCGCCACCACCAGCGGCGGGCCCATGCGGCCGTTCAGGGGCATCTGGAAGAACGGGATGACCTCGAAGAGGTTGCCCACGAAGATGAATGTGAAGAACGACAGCAGCAGCGGAAGGTAGGGCTCGTAGCCGTGGCCGATGCCCGGCCGTGCGATCTGGTTCTCCATGAAGGTGACGGTGCCCTCGGCGACCGTCTGCATACCTCGGGGCACCAGCGACGCCCGACGACCGGCGACGAAGAACAACAGCGCCGGCGCGACCATCGCGATCAACGCCGCGAGCGCGATCTTGTTGAAGGCGATGATGCCGTCGCCGAACAGCGCCGGCCATTCGACGAGGTTCTCGATGGGGGGGAACTCGACCGCGGACAGGATCACGGCTGTACCGACTCCTTGGTTACGAGAGACGAGGGACCGGACGCACGGGGGTGGTCCGGCTTGAGACCGGGGTAGGCGAGCGTGGCGGAGACGTAGCGAAGCTCCCACACGAGCAGACCCAGGTGGGCCACCACGAGGGCGATGCCGAGAGGGACCAGATCGATCCATCCGGCGTCCTTCACCGCGAACACCGCGACGAACAGGATGCCCATTCGGATCAGGAAACCGAACATGGCGGCACCCATCAACATCGCGACCGAGATCCGGGCCGCTGTGGCGAGCAGGTAGGCGGACAGCGCGAAGTTGCCCAGGACGATCGCGATCGCATAGGCGACCGACGTGGCACCGTCGGTCCCCCAGATGAGCGCGCCAAGACCGACGACGACCGGAGCGGCCATGGCGCCGCGCCGCAACATGTCACGCCCGACCTCGAGAACCGGGGACGGACCGTCGTAGCTCAGGGTGTGGGCGTCGACGCCAGTCATGTCGCGACCTCACCGGCGCCGGCAGAGCCGACGTGGGGGACGGCGTGGCGTTGCATCTCGGCGCGGTAGCGGTAGTACAGGCCGGTGGCCGAACCGGCGAAGCCGACGAATCCGAGGACGGTCGTCAGGAGCGGAAACAGACCGAAGGCGCCGTCGAGAGCCCATCCGAGGAGGGCGACGACGACCGCGGCGAGGACCATCTCGAACGAACCGCTGCTACGAGCGGTCGCTCCCTGGGTCAACTCGCGACGCTGCGAAAGATCCACTTCAGTCCTCTGAACGCGGCTGTCGGGATCTGATTTCCCGACTGTTAGCACTCTGTTCGACCGGCCGCGCTCGTGAATGCGTTCGCAAAGTTAGAAGGTGGCCGCCCAAGACGCAACCTGACCGGGACTTCACGTCGCCGTCTCTTCACGATCGGTGGCTCGAACCCGTGTCAGCGCACGGCCGGCCGGGTGCACCTCGAGCAGTTCCTCGACCCGCCGGCGGTGACGGCGGCGCCGGACTCCGGGGGCGAAGACCGTGTACAGGGCGAGCGCGAGCCCGCCCAGCGCGAAGACCGCGATGAGTACTCCCCGACCCGTGTAGGTGGGGACGAGCACGGTGACCGACAGCAGCGCCGTCCACAGCCACAGGATCAGGACGCTGCGCCGCTGTCCGTGACCGAGCGCGAGGAGACGGTGGTGCAGGTGGCCCTTGTCCGGCGTCGTGATCGACGACCGCTGACTGGCGCGGCGCACGATCGCGAAGGCCGTGTCGACGATGGGGACACCGAGGATGAACAGTGGGATGAAGATGGGGGCGAAGAAGAAGTAGGTCTGACCGGTGAACTCCTCGCCCGTTCGCCCACCGACCGAGATCGTCGACGCAGCGAGCAGTAGACCGAGCAGGAGCGCGCCGCCGTCACCCATGAAGATCCGCGCGGGGTGGAAGTTGTGGGGCAGGAACCCTACGCAGGCACCCGCGGCGATGATCGCGAGCAGCGGGCCCGGTGAGCTGGCCTCCAGCACGTCCTCGTTCACGAGCTCGATCCCGTAGAAGAAGATGGCGCCGGCGCCGATCGCGACGATTCCCGCCGCCAGGCCGTCGAGGCCGTCGATCAGGTTGATCGCGTTCGCCATCCCGATCACCCACACGACGGTCAGTACC
This genomic interval from Acidimicrobiales bacterium contains the following:
- a CDS encoding SDR family NAD(P)-dependent oxidoreductase, with the protein product MNTRPWSNALVTGASSGLGDALARRLAADGVDVVAVARDVARLERLSGEAGPGAVEVLPADLTTTDGRALVAARLAADERAVDLAIANAGVWQFGDLVDQDPATLRSMIELNVVAVVELTHAAVTAMRRRGGGAVVLISSIAGNQPLAHEAVYGASKAFVSSFGQAVAEELRGSDVSLTTIMPGLVRTELHERVGGSHHVALLPDRAWMDADVVAASIIEATAAHRVVHTPGFVNRVVSSLTDMTPRAISRRAAATVNRKRR
- a CDS encoding polyphosphate kinase 2 family protein — its product is MDISNYHVPPGDVVDLSRWDTRDDGGIDKGAGKARADELNSELEELQEILWAQGRHRLLVVLQATDTGGKDSTIGHVFEGVNPSGVSVAAFKKPSEVELAHDYLWRVHPHVPGDGEIVIFNRSHYEDVLVVRVHGLVPESQWRRRYRHIREFERMLVEEGTTIIKVFLHLSKDEQRERLQDRIDQPHKNWKFNPGDLAERERWDDYQAAFAEMLGQTSTTWAPWYVVPADRKWFRNLVISTILVEALRGLEPTWPEPPSDISGIVVE
- the atpC gene encoding ATP synthase F1 subunit epsilon gives rise to the protein MPFDVQLVSPERLVFSGEADMVIARTTNGDIGFQPGHIPFVGVLTPERLKINLSDGTTREVAVHSGFVEVSADHVTVLSDIAEMAEDIDVARAQAALGRAEAALASDSSDVKAKAARRRAQVRIQVAETVSGAAH
- the atpD gene encoding F0F1 ATP synthase subunit beta — encoded protein: MSDTSTLKDGRVVSIAGPVIDAEFPPDAIPEINTALTFETLIDGVTTVITGEVAQQIGHSRVRAIAMKPTDGLQRGAPVKNLGHGLQVPVGDVTLGHVWNVLGESLDVPTDTLDIETRWDIHRSAPLFENLEPSTNMFETGIKVIDLLTPYKDGGKIGLFGGAGVGKTVLIQEMITRVATQHGGVSVFAGVGERTREGTDLFIEMAETQMGDGGSVLDKAALVFGQMDEPPGVRLRVGLAGVTMAEYFRDVQNQDVLLFIDNIFRFVQAGSEVSTLLGRMPSAVGYQPTLADEMGELQERITSTRGKSITSLQAVYVPADDYTDPAPFTSFTHFDGTTELSRDIAALGIYPAVDPLASTSTILTPEVVGERHYDVARRVQEILQRYKELQDIIAILGLDELSEEDRVTVSRARKVQRFLSQPMFVAEVFTGQTGVFTSVADTVDSFEALVRGDLDHLPEQAFFMVGGAEEAERKAAEISKGAA
- a CDS encoding F0F1 ATP synthase subunit gamma, translating into MPGGAERTLRRRISSVQSTKKITRAMELIAATRVVKAQQRANEARPYARWITKVIEDLAAAGAGVDHPLLTTPDEIRKVAYVVISSDRGLAGPYNSSVIRAAERELMANQNKGRDYSLVLIGKKAQDYFRFRNYRIDAEYADISDTPHYDDAREIADTLTERFMGGDIDQVILTYMEFISIGSQKVAVRRFLPLESIEVIASVGGGDAEATASFEFEPSPEGVLTSLLPRYVESRLFSALLDAAASEHANRQRAMKAATDNAEELITKLRRALNRARQDAITTEIMEIVGGAEALRAAGRDPEEIGLTAVTEWAEQAS
- the atpA gene encoding F0F1 ATP synthase subunit alpha, whose translation is MAELTINTADIAAALQRNLEGFTPSVEQTQVGRILEVGDGIARVGGLPNAAVNEMLEFEGGTIGLALNLDEDSIGAVVLGAVDEIEEGQSVRATGDILSVPVGDALLGRVVNALGEPIDGKGPLGTTETRRMEIQAPGIIGRKPVHEPMQTGIKSIDSLIPVGRGQRELIIGDRKTGKTTIALDTILNQRGQGVKCVYVAIGQKASTVAQAVSVLEEFGAMEYTVVVVASASDPAPFKYLAPYAGCAMGQHWMDNGGHALAIYDDLSKQAEAYRQMALLLRRPPGREAYPGDVFYLHSRLLERAAKLSDDLGAGSLTALPVIETKAGDVSAYIPTNVISITDGQIYLQDDLFKSGIRPAVDVGISVSRVGSAAQIKAMKKAVGTLKADLQQFRELESFAAFGSELDAVSQAQLDRGYRLTELLKQGINSPMPVEEQVVSLFAGTRGHLDAISVADVRRFETELLDRVRSRHSDFLRSIVDTGEVDEAALTEILKSFEESFEPTVAETGDEPEPTAVGEAHAAVVDADTTLPEEDISRDDGEDDS
- the atpH gene encoding ATP synthase F1 subunit delta, giving the protein MSRVEGYAAAMLAVARAEGNVDEVADEVFRFSRALAGSDELRAALVDRALPAERRSQIVEDLLRNRATDTTVGLVSMVVAAGRAGDLTEIGQSLVDLAAAEKSREVAIVRSAVAMSDDQISRLADALSASTGRQIEVKVVIDPSVVGGVVTTIGDTVIDGSVRSRLSKLREAF
- the atpF gene encoding F0F1 ATP synthase subunit B; protein product: MSAEELITLDLDLDLELAVEAGTEAESEETVNPVIPEIHEIIWPAIFFIVLWILMRHVLLGPLLRVREARAAKLAEDADAADTARAELVRVEQEYREALAKARQSADEMVATAREEAEAYRREQVHAVEAEITRQRLALDEEIHSARDTALASLRPQVTTLAVGAAARVLDRPLDEATYAAIVEQTLADRS
- the atpE gene encoding ATP synthase F0 subunit C, whose product is MAQDVEAAGTAGYAYGLAAFGAAIGIGYLVGQSVQAMARQPEASGQLQTTMFLGIAFTEALALIGFVVFIMLKFV
- the atpB gene encoding F0F1 ATP synthase subunit A, coding for MILSAVEFPPIENLVEWPALFGDGIIAFNKIALAALIAMVAPALLFFVAGRRASLVPRGMQTVAEGTVTFMENQIARPGIGHGYEPYLPLLLSFFTFIFVGNLFEVIPFFQMPLNGRMGPPLVVALVAFFMWIGVAARHHGLGWFKAVIWPSYVPLAIRPLVGVIELFSVFIIRPFSHALRLFANMLAGHILLVTFGVLCISVWSSSTFLGGVPLWVLEVFTFPGLVMFTAFEVGVSFIQAFVFALLAAVYIGGALHPDH
- a CDS encoding ATP synthase subunit I; this translates as MTGVDAHTLSYDGPSPVLEVGRDMLRRGAMAAPVVVGLGALIWGTDGATSVAYAIAIVLGNFALSAYLLATAARISVAMLMGAAMFGFLIRMGILFVAVFAVKDAGWIDLVPLGIALVVAHLGLLVWELRYVSATLAYPGLKPDHPRASGPSSLVTKESVQP
- a CDS encoding AtpZ/AtpI family protein; translation: MDLSQRRELTQGATARSSGSFEMVLAAVVVALLGWALDGAFGLFPLLTTVLGFVGFAGSATGLYYRYRAEMQRHAVPHVGSAGAGEVAT
- a CDS encoding MraY family glycosyltransferase, with the protein product MNPHWSAYAIVFAVAAGTTLVATPLVRRVAFMIGAVVAPDARRVHDRRTPTLGGAAMLVGVLVAMGVAWRLGDFDDVFAATSEMVGVVLAVTVIWMVGVVDDLRDVTAPAKLAGMIVAGSILSLSGLSLLVLRIPLLDVFVLSPDLSAVLTVVWVIGMANAINLIDGLDGLAAGIVAIGAGAIFFYGIELVNEDVLEASSPGPLLAIIAAGACVGFLPHNFHPARIFMGDGGALLLGLLLAASTISVGGRTGEEFTGQTYFFFAPIFIPLFILGVPIVDTAFAIVRRASQRSSITTPDKGHLHHRLLALGHGQRRSVLILWLWTALLSVTVLVPTYTGRGVLIAVFALGGLALALYTVFAPGVRRRRHRRRVEELLEVHPAGRALTRVRATDREETAT